From a region of the Triticum aestivum cultivar Chinese Spring chromosome 7D, IWGSC CS RefSeq v2.1, whole genome shotgun sequence genome:
- the LOC123169837 gene encoding 60S acidic ribosomal protein P0, giving the protein MAIKRTKAEKKIAYDQKLCQLLEEYTKVLIAVADNVGSKQLQEIRKGLRGDSIVLMGKNTLIRRCIKVHSEKTGNKDFLELSNLLVGNVGLIFTKGDLKEVREEVAKYKVGAPARVGLVAPVDVVVPPGNTGLDPSQTSFFQVLNIPTKINKGTVEITIPVELIKKGDKVGSSESALLAKLGIRPFSYGLVICNVYDSGSVFSPEVLDLTEEDLMDKFASGVSMVASLSLAISYPTMAAAPHMFLNAYKNVLAVALETDYSYDHADKIKEYLKDPSKFAVAAPAAAASGGAAAAAPKEEEKKDEPEEESDGEMGFSLFDD; this is encoded by the exons ATGGCGATCAAGAGGACCAAGGCCGAGAAGAAGATCGCGTACGACCAGAAGCTCTGCCAGCTGCTCGAGGAGTACACCAAGGTGCTCATCGCCGTCGCCGACAATGTCGGCTCCAAGCAGCTCCAGGAGATCCGCAAGGGTCTCCGCGGCGACTCCATCGTGCTCATGGGCAAGAACACCCTCATCCGCCGCTGCATCAAGGTGCACTCGGAGAAGACCGGCAACAAGGACTTCCTTGAGCTCAGCAACCTCCTCGTC GGTAACGTTGGCCTCATCTTCACCAAGGGTGACCTCAAGGAGGTTCGCGAGGAGGTCGCCAAGTACAAG GTTGGCGCTCCTGCTCGTGTTGGGCTAGTTGCACCTGTTGATGTGGTGGTTCCCCCTGGCAACACTGGTCTGGATCCCTCCCAGACGTCCTTCTTCCAG GTGCTTAACATTCCCACCAAGATTAACAAGGGTACTGTGGAAATTACTATCCCAGTGGAGCTGATCAAGAAGGGTGACAAGGTGGGCTCCTCTGAGTCTGCCCTGCTTGCCAAGCTTGGTATCCGCCCCTTCTCATATGGACTGGTCATCTGCAATGTCTATGACAGTGGGTCTGTCTTCAGCCCTGAGGTTCTTGACCTTACTGAGGAAGACCTGATGGacaagtttgcttctggtgtttcCATGGTTGCCTCACTGTCCCTGGCGATCTCATACCCCACCATGGCTGCTGCGCCGCACATGTTCCTCAACGCATACAAGAATGTTCTTGCGGTTGCTTTGGAGACAGACTACTCATATGACCATGCCGATAAGATCAAGGAGTACCTCAAG GACCCGAGCAAGTTTGCCGTTGctgcccctgctgctgctgcctccggtggtgctgccgccgctgcccctaaggaggaggagaagaaggacgaGCCCGAGGAGGAATCAGATGGCGAGATGGGATTCAGCCTGTTCGACGACTAA